The Halogranum gelatinilyticum genome includes a window with the following:
- a CDS encoding pyridoxal-phosphate-dependent aminotransferase family protein produces the protein MTKKREYRDDYREKTLYIPGPTEVREDVIEEMAQPMFGHRMDRMTDLYTTIVEDTKEFLGTEHNLEILTASGTEFWEAATLNLVDENILVTTCGSFSERFANVADRLGKNVDRLEYEWGEAVKPEDVRQYLDESDKHYDVVGCVMNESSTGVRNPIEEIGDVVAEYPDTYFVVDAVSSLGGDYVDIDEHNIDVIFASTQKAFAMPPGLAVCAVSDAAYEREVAKDQASWYGGFQRAFDYYDRKGQTHSTPAIPVMLAYRKQMKYMLEEGHKARSQRHAEMAEYTREWAYEHFDMFPEEGYESQTVACIENTQGIDVAATIEEVSETYDFAFSNGYGSQLGEQTFRIGHMGEHTVESIEELTDAIEDVAGL, from the coding sequence GTGACCAAGAAACGCGAATACAGAGACGACTATCGCGAAAAGACACTGTACATCCCCGGCCCGACCGAGGTCCGCGAGGACGTCATCGAGGAGATGGCCCAGCCGATGTTCGGCCACCGGATGGACCGGATGACGGACCTCTATACGACCATCGTCGAGGACACGAAGGAGTTCCTCGGCACCGAGCACAACCTCGAAATCCTCACGGCCTCTGGTACCGAATTCTGGGAGGCTGCGACGCTCAACCTCGTCGACGAGAACATCCTCGTCACGACCTGCGGCAGCTTCTCCGAACGCTTCGCCAACGTCGCCGACCGACTTGGCAAGAACGTCGACCGGCTCGAATACGAGTGGGGCGAGGCGGTCAAACCCGAAGACGTCCGACAGTATCTCGACGAGAGCGACAAACACTACGACGTCGTCGGCTGCGTGATGAACGAGAGTTCGACCGGCGTCCGCAACCCCATCGAGGAGATCGGCGACGTCGTCGCGGAGTATCCGGACACCTACTTCGTCGTCGACGCGGTCTCCTCGCTCGGCGGCGACTACGTCGACATCGACGAGCACAACATCGACGTCATCTTCGCCTCCACGCAGAAGGCCTTCGCCATGCCGCCGGGACTGGCGGTCTGTGCCGTCTCCGACGCCGCCTACGAGCGTGAGGTCGCAAAGGACCAGGCGTCGTGGTACGGCGGCTTCCAGCGCGCGTTCGACTACTACGACCGCAAGGGCCAGACCCATTCGACGCCCGCCATCCCGGTCATGCTCGCCTACCGCAAGCAGATGAAGTATATGCTGGAGGAGGGCCACAAGGCCCGCAGCCAGCGTCACGCCGAGATGGCCGAGTACACCCGCGAGTGGGCCTACGAACACTTCGATATGTTCCCCGAGGAGGGCTACGAGTCGCAAACTGTGGCCTGCATCGAGAACACCCAAGGCATCGACGTCGCCGCGACCATCGAGGAGGTCTCCGAGACGTACGACTTCGCCTTCTCGAACGGCTACGGCTCACAGCTCGGCGAGCAGACGTTCCGTATCGGCCATATGGGCGAACACACTGTCGAGTCCATCGAGGAACTGACCGACGCCATCGAAGACGTCGCCGGGCTGTAA
- a CDS encoding ring-cleaving dioxygenase: MATPTPTPGIHHVTCIAGDPQRNMDFWVETLGLRLVKRSINQDDPGTYHFFFADAEGTPGTSMTFFPWEDLPQGKVGSGQVSRTAFRVPEGSLDYWEDRFDEYDVDYDARVERFGETVLPFRDPDGLPIELVEVEIPDDEPTVPWTEFVPEESAIRGFHSVTLWLADPHPTQDLLRTMGLEEVGTEQAQGDTPGDERTRFAASGSVGKYVDVLPTIQGGRQGHGTVHHVAFQTPTDEDQAEMRKAVRGQGLNPTNQINRHWFRSVYFREFGGVLFELATSEPGYDSDEPLDSLGERLVLPGKFEGRREEIEAGLPDVTVPRAESVEADD; encoded by the coding sequence ATGGCAACCCCTACACCGACACCGGGTATCCACCACGTGACCTGCATCGCGGGCGACCCCCAGCGCAACATGGACTTCTGGGTGGAGACGCTCGGTCTCCGACTCGTCAAACGCTCCATCAACCAGGACGACCCCGGCACGTACCACTTCTTCTTCGCGGACGCCGAGGGCACCCCAGGGACGAGTATGACGTTCTTCCCGTGGGAGGACCTGCCGCAGGGGAAGGTCGGCTCCGGGCAGGTCTCGCGGACGGCCTTCCGCGTCCCCGAGGGAAGCCTCGACTACTGGGAGGACCGCTTCGACGAGTACGACGTCGACTACGACGCGAGAGTGGAGCGCTTCGGCGAGACCGTCCTGCCCTTCCGCGACCCCGACGGTCTCCCAATCGAACTCGTCGAAGTCGAGATTCCCGACGACGAGCCGACGGTTCCGTGGACGGAGTTCGTTCCTGAAGAGTCCGCCATCCGCGGTTTCCACTCGGTGACGCTCTGGCTCGCCGACCCCCACCCGACGCAGGACCTCCTGCGCACGATGGGTCTCGAAGAGGTCGGTACCGAACAGGCGCAGGGTGACACCCCCGGCGACGAGCGGACCCGCTTCGCCGCCAGCGGCTCGGTCGGCAAGTACGTCGACGTGCTGCCGACCATCCAGGGCGGCCGACAGGGCCACGGGACGGTCCACCACGTCGCCTTCCAGACGCCGACCGACGAGGACCAAGCCGAGATGCGGAAGGCCGTCCGCGGGCAGGGGCTGAATCCGACGAACCAGATCAACCGCCACTGGTTCCGCTCGGTCTACTTCCGTGAGTTCGGTGGGGTCCTGTTCGAGCTTGCGACGAGTGAGCCGGGCTACGACAGCGACGAACCGCTCGACTCGCTCGGCGAACGGCTCGTCCTCCCCGGTAAGTTCGAGGGGCGGCGCGAGGAGATCGAAGCCGGATTGCCGGACGTGACGGTGCCGCGGGCCGAGTCGGTCGAAGCGGACGACTGA
- a CDS encoding Mur ligase, translating into MRPFEHHLSYGGTELSGTGLLDRIRAFFGRGDHHRDLLAEADFRISVSGIRGKSSTAKRLGELLAERGHDTYTKITGDHPTSYYNGRMIPIQRRGPRVTLYENLNLIRQFVPQLANTAPDDSIVMENQAITEYTMRMVNEQFLKPDVVLICNVRQDHNDTLGKRRQTIARSFARSVPKGCHVISGEQHPVIHDYLREEIEARGGTIEQVDVPEGHRHLTGAETVHALNHVLDYLDEERVPDTELREMLDAIQPEWTTLPGGRVFNAAKVNEIESTELFRRQLAGEGDGAEPVCPFVFLRRDRRGRTASFVRYINILADRDLIDRVHVGGAYTRVFARRVDVPATEHDTDETDASDVLDALLATDQPVMFMANTVHPFMRDLADEVTTREHGGAVPLPPY; encoded by the coding sequence ATGAGACCGTTCGAACACCATCTCTCGTACGGCGGGACGGAGCTGAGTGGGACGGGACTGCTCGACCGGATTCGGGCCTTCTTCGGGCGGGGGGACCACCACCGCGACCTGCTCGCGGAGGCGGACTTCCGCATCAGCGTCTCGGGCATCCGCGGCAAGTCATCGACCGCAAAGCGGCTGGGCGAACTGCTCGCGGAGCGGGGCCACGACACGTACACGAAGATCACCGGCGACCATCCGACCTCCTACTACAACGGTCGCATGATTCCCATCCAGCGGCGAGGGCCGCGGGTGACGCTGTACGAGAACCTGAACCTGATCAGGCAGTTCGTCCCCCAGCTGGCGAACACCGCGCCCGACGACAGCATCGTCATGGAGAATCAGGCCATCACCGAGTACACGATGCGGATGGTCAACGAGCAGTTCCTCAAGCCCGACGTGGTGCTCATCTGTAACGTCCGACAGGACCACAACGACACGCTGGGCAAGCGTCGACAGACCATCGCTCGCTCGTTCGCTCGGTCGGTGCCGAAGGGCTGTCACGTCATCAGCGGCGAGCAACATCCCGTCATCCACGACTATCTCCGCGAAGAGATCGAAGCCCGCGGCGGGACCATCGAACAGGTCGACGTCCCGGAGGGCCACCGCCATCTGACCGGTGCGGAGACGGTCCACGCGCTGAACCACGTCCTCGACTATCTCGACGAGGAGCGGGTTCCGGACACCGAACTCCGAGAGATGCTCGATGCGATTCAACCGGAGTGGACGACGCTCCCCGGTGGCCGCGTGTTCAACGCCGCAAAGGTCAACGAGATCGAGAGCACCGAGCTGTTCCGCCGCCAACTCGCCGGTGAGGGCGACGGTGCGGAACCCGTCTGTCCGTTCGTCTTCCTCCGCCGGGACCGTCGGGGGCGGACGGCGTCGTTCGTCCGCTACATCAACATCCTGGCCGACCGCGACCTCATCGACCGCGTCCACGTCGGCGGCGCGTACACCAGGGTCTTCGCCCGTCGCGTCGACGTCCCGGCGACGGAGCACGACACGGACGAAACGGACGCAAGCGACGTGCTCGACGCGCTGCTCGCGACGGACCAGCCGGTGATGTTCATGGCCAACACCGTCCACCCGTTCATGCGCGACCTCGCCGACGAGGTCACGACCCGTGAACACGGTGGCGCGGTGCCGTTACCGCCGTACTGA
- a CDS encoding VOC family protein, with protein MTHSPAVPDTARIGRTALTVSDLDETVAFYRDVVGLTVQTHDDDAATLGVDGTPLLVLRRDAEAAPRDRDGAGLFHNAFLFPSRAALGAALDRVREHWRLSGASDHYVSEALYTSDPEGNGVELYWDKPREEWPRNDDGTADIGTIPLDIGEVAAASDGSASAPAGTTVGHVHLETTSLDAARDFYTETLGFGVQTELPSALFLAAGDYHHHLGLNVWNGRSKPVGGRGLAWFEVIVPDDETLATTRRRLAEAGAEVTDRGDAEDGFELADPDGITIRFRAD; from the coding sequence ATGACTCACTCCCCAGCCGTCCCTGACACCGCACGCATCGGCCGCACCGCCCTGACCGTCAGCGACCTCGACGAGACGGTCGCGTTCTACCGCGACGTCGTCGGTCTCACGGTCCAGACACACGACGACGACGCGGCGACGCTCGGCGTCGACGGGACGCCGCTGCTCGTCCTGCGCCGGGACGCCGAGGCAGCGCCCAGAGACCGCGACGGAGCGGGGCTGTTCCACAACGCGTTCCTGTTTCCCTCGCGCGCCGCGCTCGGTGCCGCGCTCGACCGCGTGCGAGAGCACTGGCGGCTGAGCGGTGCCTCGGACCACTACGTGAGCGAGGCACTCTACACCAGCGACCCCGAGGGCAACGGGGTCGAACTCTACTGGGACAAACCGCGCGAGGAGTGGCCCCGCAACGACGACGGGACGGCCGACATCGGGACGATACCGCTCGACATCGGCGAGGTCGCGGCCGCCTCCGACGGGTCGGCGAGCGCGCCCGCCGGGACGACGGTCGGCCACGTCCATCTGGAAACCACCTCGCTGGACGCGGCGCGCGACTTCTACACCGAGACGCTGGGCTTCGGCGTCCAGACCGAACTGCCCTCGGCACTGTTTCTCGCCGCGGGCGACTACCACCACCATCTCGGTCTCAACGTCTGGAACGGCCGGTCGAAGCCGGTCGGCGGCCGCGGTCTCGCGTGGTTCGAGGTGATCGTTCCGGACGACGAGACACTCGCGACGACGCGACGGAGACTCGCCGAGGCGGGGGCCGAGGTGACGGACCGCGGCGACGCCGAAGACGGCTTCGAACTCGCCGACCCGGACGGTATCACAATTCGGTTCCGCGCCGACTAG
- a CDS encoding winged helix-turn-helix transcriptional regulator, whose protein sequence is MSSEGDLAAKYGDCPVVKTLEEIGSRWRMTVIHVLREGDLRFNELKRATDANSQTLSRVLEDLEETGYVDRRVADGSPVAVYYSLTQKGSELHAAFDEIHAWGEKWMDGDEDVDAE, encoded by the coding sequence ATGTCATCAGAAGGCGACCTCGCGGCGAAGTACGGCGACTGTCCGGTGGTCAAGACGCTCGAAGAGATCGGCTCGCGCTGGCGGATGACGGTGATTCACGTCCTCCGCGAGGGTGACCTCCGGTTCAACGAACTGAAGCGCGCGACGGACGCGAACTCACAGACGCTCTCGCGCGTCCTCGAAGACCTGGAAGAGACGGGCTACGTCGACCGCCGCGTCGCCGACGGCAGTCCGGTCGCGGTCTACTACTCGCTCACGCAGAAGGGGTCGGAACTCCACGCGGCGTTCGATGAGATCCATGCGTGGGGCGAGAAGTGGATGGACGGGGACGAGGACGTCGACGCGGAGTGA
- a CDS encoding cyclic nucleotide-binding domain-containing protein has product MPVSIDDFESGDLPQGPSVPEQVVVYLHTHRDQAFTRSEIASAIGERPNTVGTALSRLKQRQLVRHKGEYWAITDDEERITAAYDLHTVSSRLDDEDDGIDVDEWETTAPETPHPSEHHESEDTT; this is encoded by the coding sequence ATGCCCGTGAGTATCGATGACTTCGAGTCTGGAGACCTTCCACAGGGACCGAGCGTTCCAGAACAGGTAGTCGTCTATCTCCATACACATCGTGACCAAGCGTTCACTCGCTCGGAGATTGCCAGTGCTATCGGTGAACGCCCGAACACTGTTGGAACTGCCCTGTCACGGTTGAAGCAGCGTCAGCTGGTCCGGCACAAGGGCGAATACTGGGCGATTACGGACGACGAAGAGAGAATCACGGCCGCGTACGATTTACACACCGTTAGCAGCCGACTCGACGACGAAGACGACGGGATCGACGTCGACGAGTGGGAGACGACCGCACCGGAGACGCCCCATCCGAGCGAGCACCACGAAAGCGAGGACACGACGTAG
- a CDS encoding monooxygenase family protein, whose product MTGIFRERMAAEMDDGFVIYINGMRLNKLRALPHWLIANWKVAKMFKQLEADPDSGFLGYTPIFLGFRKGAAMQYWRSLEDLQRFATDPDGPHIPAWKWYNEEADPDGGLGFWAELYVVDGDSFETFFRNVPPIGIGKFAKMVPMRDHKRRLGLSPDGSTERATAPSESVER is encoded by the coding sequence ATGACTGGGATTTTCCGAGAACGGATGGCTGCGGAGATGGACGACGGCTTCGTGATCTACATCAACGGGATGCGGCTCAACAAGCTCCGCGCGCTTCCACACTGGCTTATTGCGAACTGGAAGGTCGCGAAGATGTTCAAGCAACTGGAGGCGGACCCGGACAGCGGCTTCCTCGGCTACACCCCGATATTCCTCGGGTTCCGCAAGGGGGCGGCGATGCAGTACTGGCGCTCGCTGGAGGATCTCCAACGGTTCGCGACAGACCCTGACGGCCCGCATATCCCGGCGTGGAAGTGGTACAACGAGGAGGCCGACCCGGACGGTGGGCTCGGGTTCTGGGCGGAACTCTACGTCGTCGACGGCGACTCCTTCGAGACCTTCTTCCGGAACGTCCCGCCCATCGGCATCGGGAAGTTCGCCAAGATGGTCCCGATGCGGGACCATAAGCGACGACTCGGACTCTCTCCGGACGGGAGCACTGAGCGTGCAACGGCTCCGAGCGAATCCGTCGAGAGGTAG
- a CDS encoding lipopolysaccharide biosynthesis protein, with translation MATETSDDVPTDDSSAEEIPDDERDALLTIGHGAVVTSGGQSLQRALTTATEYVLAQGFGPVVYGVYAFAWRVTQLLFRLVNLGSVATLQRYLSAYDGDPDRQGRVVGLAYLTTLVVGVAIAGGLLLTSGWLNDATVAHPDFPPTIQLFAALVVLVGVVRIHAGVLRAVQSARGEVLFNRVLRPVVKLAVAVGATVLGYSVVGVAGGFVAGMAVLAVVGFPMVIAASDIRPTLAGARSEARRFYNHSGPIALSSLGKVFQNRVDVLLVGFLLTAKAAGVYNVVLVLVSLAWIPLLSFNMLLPPVASELYANDEMETLDAVYTAVTRLIVTCVVPILVVLVVYGRAILSVFGPTFTTGYLPLVVYLGGVLVGSAVGATGWLLMMTDHQYARMVLDWLLAVLNTLLTFAFVSAFGLPGAALGTAIAIAVQNGIQVGLLRHFEGLWPFDATFFKPLAAGAAATGVMLLVRETLRGVEAVAVGLVVGAVTYVGTLVVLGVNDRDRLVVTALAARYRRAIRAALGDSRSSESRNG, from the coding sequence GTGGCCACCGAGACATCCGACGACGTTCCGACCGACGACAGTTCTGCCGAGGAGATCCCCGACGACGAACGCGACGCACTGTTGACCATCGGCCACGGTGCAGTCGTCACCTCCGGCGGACAGTCCCTCCAGCGGGCACTGACGACGGCGACCGAGTACGTGCTCGCACAGGGGTTCGGTCCCGTCGTCTACGGCGTCTACGCCTTCGCCTGGCGCGTCACCCAGCTGTTGTTCCGGCTCGTCAACCTCGGGTCGGTCGCGACGCTCCAGCGGTATCTCTCCGCGTACGACGGCGACCCGGACCGACAGGGTCGCGTCGTGGGACTGGCGTATCTGACGACGCTGGTCGTCGGCGTCGCCATCGCCGGTGGCTTGCTGCTCACCAGCGGCTGGCTCAACGACGCGACGGTCGCACACCCCGACTTTCCGCCGACGATACAGCTCTTTGCGGCACTGGTCGTCCTCGTCGGCGTGGTGCGGATTCACGCCGGTGTCCTCCGGGCGGTGCAGTCGGCCCGCGGCGAGGTACTGTTCAACCGCGTGCTCCGCCCGGTGGTCAAACTGGCCGTCGCCGTGGGGGCGACGGTGCTGGGCTATTCGGTCGTCGGCGTCGCTGGCGGGTTCGTCGCCGGGATGGCCGTGCTCGCAGTCGTGGGCTTTCCGATGGTCATCGCAGCGAGCGACATCCGCCCGACGCTCGCCGGTGCGCGCTCGGAGGCACGGCGGTTCTACAACCACTCGGGACCCATCGCCCTGAGCAGTCTCGGGAAGGTGTTTCAGAACCGCGTGGACGTGCTGCTCGTCGGCTTCCTGTTGACCGCGAAGGCCGCAGGTGTCTACAACGTCGTGCTCGTCCTCGTCTCGCTGGCGTGGATTCCGCTCCTCTCGTTCAATATGCTTCTCCCGCCGGTCGCATCGGAACTGTACGCCAACGACGAGATGGAGACGCTCGATGCGGTCTACACGGCGGTGACGCGGCTCATCGTCACCTGTGTCGTCCCGATTCTCGTGGTGCTGGTCGTCTACGGCCGGGCGATCCTCTCCGTCTTCGGCCCGACCTTTACGACCGGCTACCTCCCGCTCGTGGTCTATCTCGGCGGGGTGCTCGTCGGCAGTGCCGTCGGCGCGACGGGCTGGCTGCTCATGATGACCGACCACCAGTACGCCCGGATGGTGCTCGACTGGCTCCTTGCCGTCCTGAACACGCTTCTCACCTTCGCGTTCGTCAGCGCGTTCGGTCTGCCCGGCGCGGCACTCGGCACGGCCATCGCCATCGCGGTGCAGAACGGTATCCAGGTCGGTCTCCTGCGGCATTTCGAGGGGCTGTGGCCCTTCGACGCGACGTTCTTCAAACCGCTCGCGGCGGGTGCTGCTGCGACTGGGGTCATGCTGCTCGTCCGTGAGACGCTGCGCGGTGTCGAGGCGGTCGCCGTCGGACTCGTCGTGGGTGCCGTGACGTACGTCGGGACGCTCGTCGTCCTCGGCGTCAACGACCGCGACCGGCTCGTGGTGACGGCCCTCGCCGCCCGATACCGTCGAGCGATACGGGCAGCGCTCGGCGACTCGCGCTCAAGCGAGTCTCGCAACGGATAG
- a CDS encoding NAD(P)-dependent oxidoreductase produces MKVLLLGASGRIGRRITTELLDRGHAVTGVSRSGDVDGIDDPDFETVAGDATDAGDVAELAAGHDAVASALGPSEDEDVAALVEMAEAVVEGVREAGVDRLVWTGGAGILEVAPGVQLVDTEDFPDEWEPVARAAIEAYDVISAAEDIEWTYLAPPAFIEPGERTGEYRTAEGELVADDEGESRISMEDFAVAFADVLEDGTAVHTQLGVGY; encoded by the coding sequence ATGAAGGTACTCCTACTCGGCGCAAGCGGACGCATCGGACGACGAATCACGACCGAACTGCTCGACCGCGGCCACGCGGTGACGGGCGTCTCCCGAAGCGGCGACGTCGACGGAATCGACGACCCGGACTTCGAGACCGTCGCTGGCGACGCCACCGACGCGGGCGACGTCGCCGAACTCGCGGCGGGTCACGACGCGGTCGCCTCCGCGCTCGGTCCCTCCGAAGACGAAGATGTCGCGGCTCTCGTCGAGATGGCCGAGGCCGTCGTCGAGGGCGTCCGCGAGGCGGGCGTCGACCGGCTCGTCTGGACCGGCGGCGCGGGCATCCTCGAAGTCGCGCCCGGCGTCCAGCTCGTCGACACCGAGGACTTCCCCGACGAGTGGGAGCCGGTCGCCCGCGCGGCCATCGAGGCCTACGACGTCATCAGTGCGGCCGAGGACATCGAATGGACCTACCTCGCGCCCCCGGCGTTCATCGAACCCGGCGAGCGCACGGGCGAGTACCGGACCGCAGAAGGCGAACTCGTCGCCGACGACGAGGGCGAGAGCCGCATCTCGATGGAGGACTTCGCCGTCGCCTTTGCCGACGTGCTCGAAGACGGCACGGCAGTCCACACACAGCTCGGCGTCGGCTACTGA
- a CDS encoding poly-gamma-glutamate biosynthesis protein PgsC/CapC produces the protein MIVAIILSALGFFLTAAVTQTKGLRLGGAILVPTIVVYALKDFTTLPVFLVSTAVAYLVLWQAKERTLVYGRDEFIVALAAGALLPVAGYLALRTFVPAIVDTNSVLLLGSILPGLAAYNVSQTKPEYRRQDLLYTAALVLGLILLGGLVISPWTARAIGDLTPLVLFARTADVAVLRGAVVDGYLAPNVEIKTTIVALMTVGMMLSELVRRGFGIRIGIISMALLALFALVSYWLLILFVLSFLVSLVAVWAIHHTTLLYGRVLISLGCGVGSLAALAFAMQLPVVRGMSALFVGVIAGVDAYAVHTTPPRERRIQPFLALGVFVGMLLLVRTVVDPFRRGLIQELTVWHLVGGALVVAVCLLVAYSLRIPEPADEDVFSASVLSGGDG, from the coding sequence GTGATCGTCGCAATCATCCTCTCGGCACTCGGATTCTTTCTGACGGCTGCCGTGACCCAGACCAAAGGGCTCCGACTCGGCGGGGCGATTCTCGTCCCGACAATCGTGGTGTACGCGCTCAAAGACTTCACCACGCTCCCGGTCTTCCTCGTCAGCACCGCCGTCGCCTATCTCGTGCTCTGGCAGGCGAAAGAACGGACCCTGGTCTACGGGCGCGACGAGTTCATCGTCGCCCTCGCGGCCGGGGCACTCCTGCCGGTGGCTGGCTATCTCGCCCTCAGGACATTCGTGCCAGCCATCGTCGACACCAACTCCGTCCTCCTGCTCGGGAGTATCCTGCCGGGACTCGCTGCGTACAACGTGAGCCAGACGAAACCCGAATACCGCCGCCAGGACCTGCTCTACACGGCCGCGCTGGTGCTCGGACTGATCCTGCTCGGTGGTCTCGTCATCTCGCCGTGGACCGCCCGCGCAATCGGCGACCTGACGCCGCTCGTGCTGTTCGCCAGGACGGCCGACGTCGCCGTCCTCAGGGGCGCAGTCGTCGACGGCTATCTCGCGCCGAACGTCGAAATCAAGACCACTATCGTGGCACTGATGACGGTCGGGATGATGCTCTCGGAACTCGTCCGCCGCGGGTTCGGCATCCGTATCGGCATCATCTCGATGGCGTTGCTCGCGTTGTTCGCGCTCGTCAGCTACTGGCTGCTTATCCTGTTCGTGCTCTCGTTTCTCGTGTCGCTCGTGGCTGTCTGGGCGATTCACCACACGACGTTGCTGTACGGTCGGGTGCTCATCAGTCTCGGCTGCGGCGTCGGCTCGCTGGCCGCGCTGGCGTTCGCGATGCAGCTCCCCGTCGTCAGAGGGATGTCGGCACTGTTCGTCGGCGTCATCGCCGGTGTCGACGCCTACGCCGTCCACACGACGCCGCCCCGTGAGCGCCGCATCCAGCCGTTTCTCGCCCTCGGGGTGTTCGTCGGCATGCTCCTCTTAGTCCGGACGGTCGTCGACCCGTTCCGTCGCGGTCTCATCCAGGAGCTGACGGTCTGGCATCTCGTCGGTGGCGCGCTTGTCGTCGCTGTCTGCCTGCTGGTGGCGTACAGCTTGCGCATCCCCGAACCGGCCGACGAAGACGTGTTTTCGGCGTCCGTTCTCTCGGGAGGTGACGGCTGA
- a CDS encoding universal stress protein: MTKVLVPFDGSKLAIQALRFAYERFPEAEVTALFVVDTSVTYQPEKYVGVKLGEIYEQRKKEGEAMLEEAEAVAAEFDAPLTTAIEQGRPWQEILDYVDDHDVDHVVLGSHSRDFLERFFVGSVAERVVDRIPVPVTLIR, encoded by the coding sequence ATGACCAAAGTTCTGGTTCCGTTCGACGGTTCGAAGCTCGCAATCCAGGCCCTCCGGTTCGCCTACGAGCGCTTCCCGGAGGCGGAGGTGACGGCGCTGTTCGTCGTCGACACGAGCGTTACGTACCAGCCCGAAAAGTACGTGGGTGTGAAACTCGGCGAGATTTACGAGCAGCGCAAGAAGGAGGGCGAAGCGATGCTTGAGGAGGCTGAGGCGGTCGCTGCGGAGTTCGACGCGCCGCTGACGACGGCGATCGAACAGGGCCGACCGTGGCAGGAGATCCTCGACTACGTCGACGATCACGACGTCGACCACGTCGTTCTCGGGAGTCACAGCCGTGATTTCCTCGAGCGGTTCTTCGTCGGAAGCGTCGCCGAACGCGTCGTCGATCGGATTCCGGTTCCAGTCACCCTCATCCGGTAA